From the genome of Blautia pseudococcoides, one region includes:
- a CDS encoding JAB domain-containing protein, with amino-acid sequence MKNAHELEVVSIRLVDEPPLLSEKLIKTSRDVIEVMGEHLQKYDRELFCILNLRTKGQVINMNIVSMGTLNLSLVHPREVFKSAILSNAAGIILLHNHPSGAKRL; translated from the coding sequence ACGCACATGAATTGGAGGTTGTCAGCATCCGTTTGGTGGATGAGCCGCCGCTTCTTAGCGAAAAACTAATAAAAACTTCGCGGGATGTGATAGAGGTAATGGGAGAACATTTGCAAAAGTATGACCGGGAGTTATTTTGCATTCTAAATCTGAGGACGAAAGGACAGGTAATCAATATGAATATTGTAAGCATGGGAACACTGAATCTCTCTCTGGTTCATCCACGTGAAGTATTTAAGTCGGCGATCCTGTCAAACGCTGCCGGTATTATACTTCTGCACAATCATCCTTCCGGTGCCAAGCGATTGTGA
- a CDS encoding nucleotidyltransferase domain-containing protein — MDRIILDELVNGILVIMKPLVVQIVLYGSVARKTNTDESDVDVALLIKDTLNKETEDMLSEFIVDMNLKYDKVFSVIDIDYGNFLKWKDVMPYYQNLVNEGIVLWSNA; from the coding sequence ATGGATAGGATCATTTTGGATGAACTGGTAAATGGAATCCTCGTAATTATGAAGCCTTTAGTCGTACAGATTGTACTTTATGGTTCTGTAGCAAGGAAAACAAATACAGATGAGTCGGATGTGGATGTTGCGCTTTTAATCAAGGATACTTTAAATAAGGAAACGGAAGATATGCTTTCTGAATTCATTGTTGATATGAATTTGAAATATGATAAAGTATTTTCTGTAATTGATATTGATTATGGTAATTTCCTAAAATGGAAAGACGTAATGCCTTACTATCAGAATTTGGTAAACGAGGGGATTGTCTTATGGAGCAACGCATAA
- a CDS encoding JAB domain-containing protein, translating to MRIPVEDHVIVGDGSYYSFRENGLVLPSTESIGIVSEQGINYRADRTGRR from the coding sequence ATGCGCATACCGGTAGAAGACCATGTAATCGTAGGGGATGGCAGTTATTACAGTTTCCGGGAAAACGGTCTGGTGCTTCCTTCGACAGAATCTATTGGGATAGTGTCAGAGCAGGGAATTAATTATCGGGCAGATAGAACTGGACGGAGGTAA
- a CDS encoding IS3 family transposase (programmed frameshift): protein MAKYSYEFKKQVVDAYLCGEGGYTLLAEKYGIKNRHQVLNWVHYYEQFGDEGLLKSRKNENYSFEFKLHVVELYLSSELSYQEVALSSGINNNAIVCKWVNEYRVAGPDALRPRKKGRKKTLETSTDKNKVLPDNPVSVDTSTEHVKELEDELLKLKIENAFFKRTEEAAFRGRGKNERIARVIHSLRGEFRLKVLLSYSGMPKATYMYWQKRFDRVNPDKEIENKIMEIHENNKDYGYRRMYGELRNQGMLINKKKVQRIMQKLNLQVLSYTRKSRKYSSYKGNVGTVAPNRIRRRFHTHIPHQKITTDTTEFKYYEVDAKGHMTMHKLYLDPFMDMCNGEIISYGIAKRPTAANVMNALNKAIEITSDCPYRRTFHSDRGWAYQMGVYLHRLKEERIYQSMSRKGNCYDNSVMENFFGLLKQEIYYGAVYYSFEELKSGIERFIKYYNEQRIKEKLGWMSPVQYRLSLLAA, encoded by the exons TGATGCTTACTTATGTGGAGAAGGTGGCTACACATTACTTGCTGAAAAGTATGGTATTAAAAACAGACATCAAGTTTTAAATTGGGTTCATTATTATGAGCAATTCGGTGACGAAGGATTGTTGAAATCCCGTAAAAATGAGAATTACTCTTTCGAGTTTAAACTTCATGTGGTAGAGTTGTATTTATCAAGTGAGTTGTCGTATCAGGAAGTTGCTCTGTCTTCCGGCATCAATAATAATGCGATTGTTTGCAAATGGGTGAATGAGTATCGTGTTGCCGGACCTGATGCGTTAAGACCACGTAAGAAAGGTCGTAAGAAGACATTGGAGACATCAACTGATAAAAACAAAGTACTTCCTGACAATCCTGTATCCGTCGATACAAGTACAGAACACGTAAAAGAACTTGAAGATGAACTTCTCAAGCTAAAAATAGAGAACGCATTTT TTAAAAGAACTGAGGAGGCTGCGTTTAGAGGACGAGGCAAAAACGAGAGAATTGCAAGAGTCATCCACAGCCTCCGAGGAGAATTCCGATTAAAAGTTCTGCTCTCGTATTCCGGTATGCCAAAAGCAACCTATATGTATTGGCAAAAAAGATTTGATAGAGTAAATCCGGATAAAGAAATTGAAAATAAAATCATGGAAATCCATGAGAATAACAAGGATTATGGTTATCGACGTATGTATGGAGAACTTCGAAATCAAGGAATGCTGATAAACAAGAAGAAGGTTCAACGCATTATGCAGAAGCTAAATCTTCAAGTCCTATCGTATACTAGAAAAAGCCGTAAATATAGTTCTTATAAAGGGAATGTAGGGACTGTTGCGCCTAATAGAATTCGAAGAAGATTTCACACACATATACCACATCAAAAAATAACGACAGACACCACAGAGTTCAAATACTATGAAGTGGACGCGAAAGGGCACATGACGATGCACAAGCTGTATCTGGATCCGTTCATGGACATGTGTAATGGAGAAATTATAAGTTACGGAATTGCTAAACGACCAACTGCTGCAAATGTGATGAATGCGTTAAATAAAGCGATTGAAATAACTTCTGATTGTCCTTATCGCAGGACTTTTCATTCAGATCGGGGATGGGCATACCAAATGGGGGTATACTTGCATCGTCTTAAAGAGGAGCGTATTTACCAAAGCATGTCGCGAAAAGGCAACTGCTATGACAATTCTGTTATGGAAAACTTCTTTGGTCTGCTAAAGCAGGAGATATACTATGGTGCTGTTTATTACAGTTTCGAAGAGTTAAAATCAGGAATAGAAAGATTCATCAAGTATTACAATGAGCAGAGGATTAAAGAAAAACTAGGATGGATGAGTCCTGTACAATACAGGCTCAGCCTCTTGGCTGCATAA
- a CDS encoding DUF3791 domain-containing protein, translating to MSRQEEREANLIVVAAVEEYGLRHHMSVKEVLSLFERYDIADLLRSQHEVLHMMDLGEGANFAESVLQGAAL from the coding sequence ATGAGCAGACAGGAAGAAAGAGAAGCGAACCTTATTGTAGTCGCAGCAGTTGAAGAATATGGGTTACGTCATCATATGTCTGTTAAAGAGGTTTTGTCTCTTTTTGAGCGGTATGATATTGCTGATTTGCTCCGTTCTCAACACGAGGTGCTGCATATGATGGATTTGGGAGAAGGGGCAAATTTTGCTGAATCGGTTTTACAGGGGGCGGCATTATGA